The Microtus ochrogaster isolate Prairie Vole_2 unplaced genomic scaffold, MicOch1.0 UNK148, whole genome shotgun sequence sequence ACAGTCCCCTGGCTTCACTTGGACATTACGCCTGGGCAGGTTGAGGGGCTTCACAGCTTTAGTCCTCTTGGCCTTCCTCTCCAGCTgtgggggaagaggcaggagagagcaGCTCAGCCAGGAGCCTGGTGCCTGGGAGCCTTTGAAAGCCAgggtggcagggagggaaggaacagaatgagagtggggtgggaggggcgaTCCCTGGAATATGTTGAGGATAACAGGTCTCACCTTTAACAGCATGATGTCATTCAGGATTTTCTTAGCGTTATATGTGGGGTATGGAATGATTTTTGCCACAGGGATGATCTGCTGggtcttctcctcttctttgatGTTGTGGGCCCCCAAGGTGACATTGATTAAGCTGTACCAAGAGTAGACTGTAGATGAGAGATGTGGACTCAGAGAGGATGCAGCCCAGGAGGTGTGAAGGGAAGGAAgtgctggccatggtggtgctCTAGCTGTGAGAAACTGAGGGGACGGAGTGACTGTGGCTTCTGCGCGTTAGTCATAGAGATGATAGCATTCTAAGCACCATTGGTACACCACATTGCTTAGGGTCAGGGTGCTGATGAAGCCACTGTATTGTTCGGTTTGTACTGTGAGGCTAACCACTCTCTCCCTACCCCCCGGACTAAATGTGCTTGATTCCTTAGCTGCCACTCTGGTGCCAGGCTGCTTCTCCCTCATGAGACTTGCTGGGTCCTCTGTCATCCCAGTCCCCTTAGGAAGAAGGCAAGGTCTCCGTGGAATGTTCacgggaggggaggggatgttTCTTGCTCCTCACCTCCCGGAACAGTGAGCAGCAGTCAGCACAAAGTCCTCTCGTATTAGGAAGCCACCACACGTCTTCTGAGAATTCTGATCCATGATCTGAAGATACACCATGTAGGGTCGAGAGTGGGGCCTGACCTCATGTCCACCGATGATCTTCCCTGAAGGGAAAGCCAGCTGTTTTGTAAGCACGTGCTAGTCCACCAGGTGGGCTTTGCGTAATGGCTCCTGACTTGCTAGGCATTTAGGAACCAGGGGAGGCCTGGAATTAGGAGCAGGCTGTAAGGAAAGCCCTCAAGTTCCCCTTCGctaaaaggagagaaaggtaGGTCTTGGTCTGTCCATCTTTCTTCCACACAGTTGGAGGCAAGATTAAGTCTCTGGGCAAGAAAAGGCTAAGGACCATCATGTCTGTCCCCGACTTCTGTTCCCAGGGATTCTAACCgtgctccctccccagccctgtgatGCCTGTGATGGAACAGGGCTGCTTTCTAGGGGACAAGGCTCAGTCTACACTTCGTGGCCTCCTATTTCTTCAGGCGTGGCACGTAGTAGGTGCtcagcagaggtcactggctttgTGAGTGAGGACGCCCACTCATTCCTAGATGCGGCTGCTGGCATTCTAGAAAACAGAGAAGTTAGTGCTTGCCCAGGGAGTGTCTCATGCTCGAACACTGTGGAACCACAAAAGCCTGGGAGGCGCAGAGATGAAGAAAAGGACCGAGTGGCTTGGGATTCAGCAAAAGCACTTATCCTGAGGCCAACATTCCTACCTATTCTGGGATCTAGGTTTCTCTAATGAGTGCTTGGTGAGGAAGTGCCTGTATCGTCAGAGATGCAGAGCCAGGCCTATTCTGCCTGCTCCAGGAGAACATAGTGTTCTCTGCTTTGCAAGTTCCTACTCTTTACCTTCTACCCttaaacttctaaaaaaaaaatccactttccAGATGACAAGATATGGCTCAGGGGAGGGCTAGTACTCAGTGGCTCTTCCTGAGAAAGACCTCTGCCCTCCCACCAGTGGTGAAAACTGACCACTAAGGAGGTGTtcactcacctgcctctgtcctggggggcagagagaaggccAGCAGGAACAGGAGGAGCTTCATCTTCTCTAGAAGGCCGAGTAGGTCCCCGTGTCTGGGGCTTTGCCCTTGGTCTCTTTTAACCTCTAGCAGATGAAGGAGGTGGAGTGGGCTCAGCAACCTTGTACCTCCTTCATTTTTATGATGCTTTATCACGGAAGGCTTTCTATGAAAGCTCCTACCCTTACTGTCTCTGCCTGGTGACGTCTTCTGAGCATTTGTGTGAGAACCATGAAGTAACCACAGCAGAACCCACAGCCAATGACTCAGAAAGCCACCAGTTACAGCCCATGGCAGGAACACAAGGGTACAGGGAGGGGCTTGTAAGGTATTGTATCAGAGTCCCAGAAACCCAAGTTCCCAGTGGTGGAAGGCCAATGCTTTCAATGCCACACTGCTGAGTCCAAAAGGACAGATCGCATTCAGGCTCATCTCTTGTACAGGAACCAAGCATGAACTGACCACctagtgtgtgtgttggggggggagggtttACGAGGGGCATCCTTGACCAGAGTACAGTCTGGGGAGGGCAATGGTAGAGTGATGGATAAGGCAGTAACAGATAGGTCTACCAACACCTGTCAACCTATTTGACACCATAGCTTCAAAACTTCCATGTGACAAAGCCCTTTCTAATGAAATAATCCACATTTGACATTTATTGACCAAAAATAAGAGATTGGTGCAGGCTCTGAGAGTTGAACCACTGACTGACTAAAACCTGAGTCATTCCTACTTCTTCAGGAAAGCTGACTTTTGTCCCATGAAAACCTATGTGCTAAGGTTGGGAAAGGTTCCCAAAGGACAGTCAGGTCACTAAATTGCTGATATAGTGCAACATAAGGAAATAAGCCAGGCTGCTAAAACTCagaaacctctgtgtgtgtgtgtgtgtgtgtgttctgtgtgtgtgtgtgtgtgtatactctgtgtgtgtatactctgtgtgtgtgtgctctgNNNNNNNNNNNNNNNNNNNNNNNNNNNNNNNNNNNNNNNNNNNNNNNNNNNNNNNNNNNNNNNNNNNNNNNNNNNNNNNNNNNNNNNNNNNNNNNNNNNNNNNNNNNNNNNNNNNNNNNNNNNNNNNNNNNNNNNNNNNNNNNNNNNNNNNNNNNNNNNNNNNNNNNNNNNNNNNNNNNNNNNNNNNNNNNNNNNNNNNNNNNNNNNNNNNNNNNNNNNNNNNNNNNNNNNNNNNNNNNNNNNNNNNNNNNNNNNNNNNNNNNNNNNNNNNNNNNNNNNNNNNNNNNNNNNNNNNNNNNNNNNNNNNNNNNNNNNNNNNNNNNNNNNNNNNNNNNNNNNNNNNNNNNNNNNNNNNNNNNNNNNNNNNNNNNtgtgtgtgtgctctgtgtgtgactgtgtgtgctctgtgtgtgtgtgtgctctgtgtatgtgtgtgagagtgtgtgtgtgtgctctgtgtgtgactgtgtgtgctctgtgtgtgtgtgctctgtgtatgtgtgtgtgtgtgtgctctgtgtgtgactgtgtgtgtgtggtctgtgtgtgtgtgtgagagtgtgtgtgtgtaagcagagGTGAACCTTGAGGATCATTCTCAGGCTCTGTCTGTCTTGTGttttaaggcaaggtctctcacttagCTTGGTGATTAGGCTAAAGCGGCCAACCAGAGAACCTCaagtatctatctgtctgtctccatcccccAGAGCTTGAATTACAGGCgttatcaccacacccagcttttcacacaggttctgggaatgaaactcaggtcctcacacttgcctggcaaacactttacctatCCAGCTGTTTCCCAACTACCTCTTAGTATTTCATATAATTTgtccagaaaatgaaaaatatttacttggTATAAACAAATGTCTGGTATATTAACTACCAATAGGTAttcattattcattaaaaatCAGCCTGTAATAACAAAGGAACCATGGAACCAAAATATCAACCCATGCTACAGGAGTAAATCAATTCATCCCATCATTAGGGACAGTATGACTTACACATATGACAcaacaaaacatttcaaaaaggTCATCATTTCATCTGTAATACCATAATAGACGATGGTTTTGACTCATACTATGAACATTCTCAATAATGTCATCTTCACCAGTGTATCAGGTTACCAAGACCACAGAGTCACACCATCAGacaattttaaaattctcatctcCTTGGTTTTATTTCAAACAATTGTTAATGAGGGAAAACAAGTCATATAATGTCAAAGGTATTTTAATCTGGAATTTcctaagagaaaaataatcaaattttagtAAAGAAAATTTCCCTTGTACAATGAGTttcttggcagaaaaaaaaaaaagatgaacacacCATATACTTTTGACAAAGGGCTTGGAGGACTCaggctggaactgacctggaagtcTCCTCCTGGAGGACTAGCTCTCAGAATATCTAATGGTGCTATGCAAGCTGCCCATGAAAATAGCTATTAATAGTCCTACCTAGTTCtaaaaccacaacaatgaccatcACAGTAAGATATACCCAAGGTTGCAAGAGTGTCACCAACATCCTGGAAGTAACTAAGAACTGTCTAACTAGACATATGGCCCACTCAGTGGGAGGAATTCATGTCTGATACTAGAAACCTAGTCAACTACCTGTGGCTGTGACATCATGGAACCTAGTGGGTTTTCCTCTACTGGGTTCCCTACTGCACTCCACATAATGACCTTCGCATCACAGATGAGTGTAGCTCTAATTCCTCATCAAGTAAGTTTcatttgcagcagatggagaccattacagacaTGTACAGACTGGTCAAAATGCATAAAGGGAGAGTATGGTATGGGAACACTGTAAATACAGTGTTTGTGTATTTACAGTGTTCCTGTATGTAATTCCACTAAGCATATTCTGCAATGTTGACTTAGTGGTTATGAATTGCTTTAGTTTATATTTATCTTGTATTTATTACTCTATTAATTTTGAGAAGTAAACTTTCTAGACATAATAATCTTTGCTGGCATTTTTATTTAACCTTATGGCTTGAAATCTGTCATTCCATTCTGTCTTAACTTTTATGATTTCTGCTGAGGGTTCCGATGTCATTATGGTGAATTTGTCTTCATAAATGAGTGTCAGTTCTCTTTCAGCTTTTGctattgtctttgttttgtaGGGTTCACATTTTAGCTAAAATGTGTTGTGAAGAGGatcttttctgttcatttcttcttggGTTTCTAAAGACAACTTGTGTTTAGATGTTCACTTCTTTGCATGgatttgggaaattttcttttataattttatgtaatatgTCTTCTATGCCTTTAGTATTTTTGTAATCTCAGTTTATTCTTCTATCCTATGGATTCATAGGCTTTGTTTCTTGAGCAAATCACAGAATTCTAAACAAATTATGATCATCCTTATCTTTTAATGATGCCTGATTGTCACATTTCACCAGACTTGTCTGCCAGCTTAgacattttttcttccttgagcTAGTCTATTGTAATGCATCGACACTGTaatctttttaataaaagatttatttttaattactttcagATGcaagcgtgtgtgtatgtgtgtgtgtttgcacgctcacacacacacacgtgcacgttcGTCCATGgatgcagtgcccatagaggacagaaaagggtattggatcccctggagatggaattacaggcagctgtgaagtTGTGAGTCATGTTATATGGACCCTGGGAAATGAATTCACGTTCTCTGCTGAGGAGTAAGcgttcttcactgctgagccacgACTCCAGCATGAGTTTCGctgattcctctctctgctcGAATTTGTAGTTGAATCCCAGTAGCGAAGCTTCCATCTTAGTTATTGTCCTTTTCAGTgttaaaattttgtgtgtttgaaatattttctactttttcatgTGTCATTACTGATTCCCTTTAGTTCCTTCTCGAAGGTTCTCTCAGCTCTGAATACTTTCAAGAAACTAAAAACCTTTGTGACCTTATAGCATCTAAGAtccctttaaaaagtatttcctGTAAGCTGTCTCCTGTGTGACCATTACTCTCTGTTTCCTTTGTAATTCTGTGATGAAAACTGGAGAGTGTGGACATCGCCCACCAAGGCCACTTCCATTCTTAAAAGTGGCTTGTTTTTACAAACTGGAAGGTGGAATTCACAAATTAACCTTCTAGAGTGACaaactctcctcctcctctctcttgggGTCTCACGTGTGAACCTTCTGACCGCATCTTCTTAGGATGTGGCAAACAGTTTGGTTTGAAGCAGGTAAGAAATATGCTGCCTAATCACTTACCAGAAGCTTGAATTTATAACTGCAAAACATGTGGTTTTCTCTTTATCATGCCTAATAATTCTCCTGTCATATCATCTATCATTCAGTCTTGGTGTGACTGTTCTGCTGTGAGGAATTCTGGTTATTTAGTTTCTCTGTTTCCGACCAAATGACTGACAAAAGACCCTTAAATACACACGAAATAGAAGGGCCAGGTCTTCCCTAGGAGAAACTGCATATTGCAGGAGCCTGTCTCTGAGAAATCCATACGAATGACACAGTGGTGTTGCTTTACCTCGCCACTGTGACACTTGGGAATTGGTGACAACATTGTTCTGACCACATTTCTGTTTGTGATCACTTACCAGAACCCCCAAAGTTATCTAGAAACTCTAAACCCTtttaatgttttctcattttaagcTTCTAAGTCTGGAAGGTTGAGGATCTGAGGATCAGTTGGTAGGCCATGGTAAATCTACCAAAGCGCTGAATAGTTCCTAAGGGCTCTAAGAAATCACACATTTGACTTCTTTTGGTATCACATACTAAAGATTTAACTCTTTAGCTAGGAGCATGACAAGCATCTACACAAGTTACTCAATAACTTGAGGACATGGTGGGGGCGGGACATAATAGAGTCTGTgttagtgcatgcctttagtttaGCTCCTTCCTTTCTAGAAATGTCACCTTTGACCCAATCTTCAcagggggaagggagatgggcattttaattttccCCACTGAGGTTATAAGAGGGGAGAAAAGACCCGCTGCCAAGAAGATGCTCAGCCTGGTACATGCTGGGTGTCTCAGAAAAGTGTCCTAAACATTATCAATTCCCAGATGACTTACGTAGAGAAAAGATGAGATGGGGCAGCAGTACATCATAGATAtctgaaaatatttgtgtgtgtgtgtgtgtgtgtgtgtgtgtgtgtgtgtgtgtgtgtgtagtgtgcatgcatatggtcatgcatgcgtgcatgtgtatatgtgtgtgtacatgtctgtgcgtgcctgtgcatgcatgtgtgaaggacagaggtTGATGTTGGTATGTCTTCCTCAATATTACTCTCCAGCCTACTTGTTGAGACAGTTTCTTCACTGAACATAAagtttgttgttttagtttgacTACCTGGTCAATGGGGCCCtgggatccacctatctctgcctcccaatgctagGGCTCAGATATATGAGATAATTCCGACTCCTGTAAGtgctgttaatttttttaagacaggttctcactatgtagtcctggctagtctGATGCTTGCTATGTgattcaagctggccttgaactcaccgagatctccctgcctccatttccagagttctgggattaaagaaatgtgccacAACTCAGCTTtacgtgggtgctagggatccaacCTCATGCCCACATGCTTGCCCAGCAGGTGTGTTAGCTACTGGGTCACCTCCTCAACCCTCCTGAAATAATTTGAGGCTGCCATTTGGTAGCAGAATTTGTTTCGATACATGTCTTAAATACAAATGCAGTGAAAGAGAtgtcagagaagaaagcaggcaaGTGATGTTCAGATTAATCTGTATCTTAAAGTGTTTTAAGCTTGCACAAGGGAGTTGCACAGGCTCTCCCTGACTTCTCTACATTCTGCACGGGACTGCTCATCTATCACATTCTAAAGGCAAAGAGACTCAAAAATGTCAAGTGATGTACCCAAAGGTCACATGGTTCCAGAaacatgtggacacacatatgTGACATACGTGCCTACCACAGTGAAAAGCTTCTTTACCTCTCTGAGAAGTGGTAGAAACCACAGCAGGCAGATTTCAGTAGAGGAAAGTGCTCTTAATAATCAGAGCTCACCTGAGAATGTCTGTTCTGGGGAACCCAAGTGCTTTCTCTCCAAGGAACTAGAGAGCCTGGAGAACATCTGCCGTGGTTCTAAAACGATGCCATGAGTGCAAGCACAAAATCACTTTGGGGACCTCTTGCCCTCTGAGTGTCTCTCAGCTGGAAACACCTTGTCCTGGAGCCTTGGGGCCTTGCTTTCCTCTTCAGCTAATGGAGCTTTCTTGTCAGTTTTCAGGCTGcatgatttttatttatcatttgagCTATGacatgggatttttaaaaattaaactgtagGGGCATTTCCTCAAAtaaattgtgtgtctgtgtgtgagttaAGGTATCATTTGAaatcatctatctaccatctattttTCTCCATGACTAAACTAAACTATATCTATAACCTttacatatacgtgtgtgtattaAACTATACATAAATTTATGTTAgtttgtgtgggggtgtgtgcagGCATATTGCTACTAAAGTATTCTGTTTGTATCCTTTTATTTCAGTCTTTCCAAACATGATCTTGGTACACGTTTTCTCAGGAATACTTTCAAGAAGATGCAAAGTCAACTGCTCTCCCTCATTATAAAGGTGACCCAGTTCGTTAAGATAGTCTGCTGTAAAGATCTTTATGGGCGACAAGACATGAGGGTCAAAGGAAGGAATTTCTAtagactgtatgtgtgtgtgtgtgtgtgtgtgtgtgagagagagagagagagagagagagagagagagagagagagagagagaacactttgGTGAGGCGACATTCACTTACAACTAGGGCTAGACTTAACTCTAAAACAGTGACCCAGATCGGCATCATGTGTTCTAGAGGATGGTTTCTGGTCATGTCTTGATAGAATTTTCAGGGTACCATGGGGCCTGGTATCAGTGAagcatctcactctgtagacttgGGCTCCAAGGGTCACTGCAGGTTTGCAAACTAAGCATGACAGTTTGTGAGTTGAGggttgttttccttctttatctgGCACTACATGAAATCTGTAACCCCAAATCTGGTGTTATTTAAGAAATACAAGGACCTGTGGTATTTATTCCACTTCATAGTTTGTAGTGACCTGCATGCCCTGTGGGGCATCCTAGAAATGCCTCTCCTGGTTGGATCTGTTCCCCTAAGGGTAACTCCCTTGGCTTTATTCTTCTTGCATCACTTTCTCGCCCAGGGGCAAGGGTCTACTGAGTATAGAATTGGAAACCTTCAGAAGATTTCCATGTTATTTCCAAGCCCATATACTTCTGTTCTGACCTCAAATATGGCAATACACATAAAACCTGTAGGTTATAAGGTAAATGTGATTATTCTCAAACAAGTTGGGTTTCCTCTGTGTGGGTTTTCCACTTGGGGACATTCTGATGGCAGTCCCCAAGACTGCTTTGTGAGGGAATGGACAGAGTCCATCATCCTTGCTTTTGGATGTCCTTTACTGGCACTTAGTAGATGCACAAGATCTATTTGTTTGGTTATTGATCATAAAACTGGTGGTTTCTAGTCCTTTCCAATCCTGCTGTGGCAAGTTTGTTTCTTACTAAACTGGCAGCTCGAGCCTGGGAGGACAGTGACCCTCTTTGCAATTGGTGATTTGAACTGGTAAAGAGGCTGCCGTTACTGAGTGTCCTGTCTAATGAACTTTGACTTCACAGGGGACATTGGCTGGACCTGATGGCCTCAGCTATGCAGATGTGAGATGGGGCTGAATGCTGTGGGGGAAGGTTTGCCTGACTACTCTCTATGATTGTGTTCTGGAGTCAACAGGTGCTGGTCGCTCAGAGCCTGCCAGGCAGGGCATGAGACAGACGGGAATCCTgttaatccatttttaaaagtccTGGTAGAAATACATCATCTCAGAAGGAATGGGGGCACTGGCTCAGAGCAAGGTCAACCACACTGGCAGGAAGTAGGGCTTGGAGCCATCAAGGCAACCATTGACTAGTCAAACAGAGCTGAAAAAAGAAACTCCAAGTTGGCCTGGGATCTGAGAGGTGCCCAGAGGGAGGGTAGGACTGAGCAGCCCCTCTCTTTCCCAGCTCTccaacagctctggctgtgttCACCAGACAAATCGCGCCCACCCTGCAGAggaggtagaaaaataaaaaggattgtaTTTACACCTAAGGTTTTGTAAACTGTGTTGTTAATTATGTATGGCTCAAGAAATCTTCATCTATgtcacattttgttttatttttggtgttttgaaacaTGGTCTAATATAACACGGGCTAGCTCTGGAACTCAgaatgtagccaaggatggcctttaATGCctgattctctttttttcttcctttctttctttcttttttaatttttcgagacagggtttctctgtagctttggagcctgtcctgtctctGCAGCATTGGGTTGGGGAGAACTATTTAAAAGTACCTTGATTCCAGGAGCACTTTTGCATTTCCCTGTCCCTGCCAGGGTCAGGGGCTAGGAAAGCCTGGATTCCTTAAGGGTTTTTCTGACTCTATGGATGACTTGGTATGTGTCATATGATCATatctcctttttaaatatttggttaCTTCCAACTTATATGATACTCCCCATCCTTCCTACATGCTGTTTTAAGAGTAGAGATTAATTGTGTAGCCCTGTGTGGTCATTTTATACAACAAATGAACTTTTATCCTTTACTATCTCACCAGCCCTcgctttatttactttttgagacagtatcttactGTATAgtcagactagcctggaacttgctgtgtagtgcGAGCTGGCCATGAATTCCAGATCCTCTTGCATCAGCTGCTGGAAGCCTTGCTCCAGACATGACCATGGACCTGGGATGGATGTGTGGAGTCAGCACCGTGAAGAAATTGTGACCACCTGTTGTTCAAACAAGTGGCCGTGGATAGCCTGGGCTGTCTTTATTTCTACAGTTTCAATGGTTTGCATGAACAGTTTTACAAACAGTTTTCACTTCCCAAGTTTCTAAAAATTGTTACAGTAATTGCCAGTTTGTCCTTTGctcctttccccttccatctCCAAGCTCTCCCAATGGTAGCCATTACCTTTTTCATCCATATCTCGACCGTCAGAAGCATAAGAAGCCTCGCAAGCTACAAAGGAACTTTTCTGAGTAGGCACACCTCCAGGAGAACACTGTACCCAGCTGGCAGCACATGCAGTTACGCCTCATGCAGGGAGAAAGATGCTTTTGTCTCTGGTGGTTAATATTTACATCTGGTAGGGTCTGGGTTCTCAGGATCCACTCACCAGCCAAAGCTGGGTCAATCCATTTGATATTCTGTACTACTCTATCCCCTCTGGGGGCATACCAagttttttcattcattttatagcCAACGTAACCTGGAGAGTTACTCTTAATAGTTGGTACTGCTTGTCCCTTGTTTTTATGCCCATCTCTCTTAGCTTCTTAGAGTATTGGCACAGTTATTAAAAATGAGGGAACTGTGATTTTCTATGATTCTACTTCATTCCCTGTTCCTTACATGCTCCCATTAACTCTTGATATCTATTtaagaacatttctttaaaactctTGTGGTTAAAATCAGTCATCCTACAGCagttataattaaaaaaacatgtaATATTAAACTTCATGACCTACTGTGACTCGCTCAGGCCAGCAGTATGACTAACACGGTGAAAGCAAGGAGAGCATGAAGCACACACACTCCCGGGGTCATGCCCAGAATCATGCAGAGAACTGTTCATAGGTCCTTGCCAAGTGGGTTAGGATCTCCAGGGTCTTGACACAAGGAGAGCCATTCATGTTATTCTCGGGCCTTGTCCCCTGAAGACGTCACACGGCTCCCACCACATGGCtttctgcgtgctgggattacggCCACGTACCACAAGGCTTGTCTAACTATCTTTTTCATGTGAGTTCCATCCTAATTTCCCCATTCTTATATAAAACAACTGTAAATCCATGCCTGGACATCCATATCAGCGCCATCATTGGACATCGAATTCCAGCTTGAACTCTAGATATATGGAAGGGAGGAAGGTACCACTGATATCTGAGGAAAATCTGAACTAGGTGGAtgatggaagtgtgtgtgtgtgtgtgtgtgtgtgtagcaggccTATATAATAAAATCCTCAATATTATGGCTGCTAGATAAATAGTAGACATTCCAATGGCCTAATCagttaattaataatatatttttgacaattctttcagtattttagatatattaataaaaagaatttccaTGAAAATGTGttagagaaagaatttaaaataccAGCGGGTAAGTTGTGGCTGAAAATTCATTTAATTAGTCAAAAACCGTAAACTTGCAATGAAAT is a genomic window containing:
- the LOC101999050 gene encoding granzyme B-like; amino-acid sequence: MKLLLFLLAFSLPPRTEAGKIIGGHEVRPHSRPYMVYLQIMDQNSQKTCGGFLIREDFVLTAAHCSGSLINVTLGAHNIKEEEKTQQIIPVAKIIPYPTYNAKKILNDIMLLKLERKAKRTKAVKPLNLPRRNVQVKPGDCCYVAGWGKLAPTGPFPKTLQEVELTVQEDEECESHLQGYYNKTTEICAGDPNSKRASFSGDSGGPLVCKKAAAGIVSYGRADGSTPRAFTKVSSFLSWIKKTMKRN